The genomic interval GCTGGCGGTCGCGCGCATTGCGGGCATAATGGCCGCGAAAAAGACCCACGAGCTGATTCCGCTTTGCCATTCCCTCAATCTGACCTCGGTTAAGGTTGAGCTGGCGCCGGGCGAAGACGGTGCCTCGGTGCATATCCAGACCCGATGCAAACTCTCAGGGCAGACGGGTGTCGAAATGGAAGCGCTGACTGCGGCCAGCGTTGCGGCGCTGACGCTGTACGACATGTGCAAGGCGGTGGACCGCGGGATGGAAATTGGTGCCGTGCGCCTGCTGGAAAAGAAGGGCGGACGCAGCGGCCACTGGGTATCACCGACAGCCGCGTGCTAGAATGCGCGGCCCGATTGACTGAACCACGAGGAACCACTGTGGCTGTTCGTTATATCCAGACCTGCCGTTTGCCGACCCCGTTCGGTGTTTTTGACATGCACGGCTTTGAGGAACCGGACACGGGTAAAGAGCATGTGGCCCTGACTCTGGGTGAACTGGACAGAAACGAGCCCATGCTGGCCCGCACTCACTCCGAGTGCCTCACAGGCGACGCGCTGTACAGCATGCGCTGTGACTGTGGCTACCAGCTGGAAGAAGCCTTGCGCAGTATTGCCCGGGAAGGCCGTGGCATTCTCATGTACCTGCGTCAGGAAGGCCGTGGCATTGGCCTGCTGAACAAGATCCGTGCTTACAACCTGCAGGATCAGGGCGCCGATACGGTTGAGGCCAACGAGCAGCTTGGTTTCGCCGCCGACCTTCGGGACTACAGCATGTGCAAGGACATGCTGGAGCATCTGGGCATCAAGAGCCTGAGGCTGATGACCAACAACCCGAAGAAGGTTAAAGCCCTGGAGTCGTACGGCATCGATATCACCGAGCGGGTGCCGCTGCATGTGGGCCGGAACCCCCACAATGAGCACTACCTGGACACCAAGCAGAGCAAACTCGGGCACTGGCTGGAAACCCATCAGGACGACGATCTCACCGACTGAGGTTGGGAGCTCTTGCCAGTAGCATGAAAAAGCCCGCCAAATGGCGGGCTTTTTTGTGGCAGCTGTTCAGGGCTTTCCCCAGTTCAAGACTGTCTACCAGTTCAAGACTGCTTCACCGCCTTCAGGCTCTGACGCTGCAGGCGCTCCATGCGCCCTTCGATGGCGATGCGGATGCCGTCGGCATCGAGGCCGCAGTCATGCAGCAGTTCGCCGTGCTTGCCGTGATCAATAAAGGTGTCCGGCAGGCCCAGCTGCAGCACCGGCATCTGTACCTCGCGATGGTTCAGGAACTCGGTTACCGCGCTGCCGGCGCCACCCGCAATGGCGTTTTCTTCAAGTGTTACCAGCAACTCGTGCTGCTCGGCCAGGGCCACGATCAGCTCCTCGTCCAGTGGCTTCACAAAGCGCATGTCTGCCACCGTCGCACCCAGAGCCTCAGCTGCCTCCAGCGCAGGTGTCAGAAGAGTACCAAAGTTCAGGATGGCAATGCTGCTGCCGTCACGAACGCGTCGACCCTTGCCGATGGGCAGTCCGTCCAGCGACCGCTGGATTTCTGCGCCAGGGCCAGTACCACGGGGATATCGAACGGCAGCCGGGCCGCTGAACATCAGGCCGGTTTGCAGCAGCTGACGGGTTTCATTTTCATCCGACGGTGTCATCACCAGCATGTTCGGGATGCAGCGGAGGTAGCTGATATCAAAGGCGCCAGCGTGGGTCGGGCCATCCTCGCCCACGAGCCCAGCCCGGTCGATAGCGAACAGCACGTCCAGGTTCTGGATCGCAACGTCGTGGATGAGCTGGTCGTAACCCCGTTGCAGGAAGGTCGAATAAATTGCCAGGACCGGTTTGGCGCCATCGCAGGCGAGCCCGGCGGCCAGGGTGACCGAATGTTGCTCGGCAATGGCGACATCGAAATAGCGCTCAGGATAGCGTTCGGCAAACGCCAGCAGATCCGAGCCCTCGCACATGGCGGGGGTGATACCAACCACCCGTTCGTCCTGCTCTGCGGTGTCGCACAGCCACTGACCAAAGACGTTGGCGTACTTGGGCTTCGCCGGCTTGGGGGTAACTGGTTCGGGTTTGTGGGCCGGAACCGGCTCGATCTTGTTAATGGCGTGATAGCCAATTGGGTCGGCTTCGGCCGGGGCAAAGCCTTTGCCCTTGGTGGTTACCACGTGCAGGAACTGAGGCCCTTCGAGTTCCCGGATGTTTTCCAGGGTCTCGACCAGCAACGGCAAGTCGTGGCCATCGATAGGACCGATGTAATTGAAGCCCAGTTCCTCGAAGAGAGTGCCGGGGGCGATCATGCCCTTGAAGTGCTCTTCGGTTTTCTTGGCCAGGGCCATCAGGTGCGGCGTGCCCTGAAGCACCTTCTTGCTGCTGTCGCGAACCTGATTGTAGGTCCGGCTGGCCAGCAGTTTGGCGAAGTAATTGGAGAGTCCACCGACATTGCGGGAGATCGACATGTCGTTGTCGTTCAGGATCACCAGCATGTCGGAGTGGAGGTGGCCGGCATGGTTCAGGGCCTCGAAAGCCATGCCCGCGGTCATCGCACCGTCACCGATGACCGCAATACTCTTGCGACCGGTATTCTGCATGCGGGCAGCGATGGCCATGCCCAGGGCCGCACTGATGGAGGTGCTGGAATGACCCACACCAAAGGTGTCGTACTCGCTCTCGGCGCGCTTCGGGAAGCCGGCCAGGCCGTCCTTGCGGCGAATGGTGCCCATCTGTTCACGTCGGCCGGTGAGAATCTTATGGGGGTAGGCCTGGTGACCTACGTCCCAGACGAGCCGGTCTTCCGGAGTGTTGAAGACGTAATGCAAAGCCACGGTCAGCTCGAGCACGCCAAGACCGGCGCCAAAATGGCCTCCGGTCTGGCCCACAGACCACAGCAAAAACGCGCGCAGTTCCCGGGCCAGCTGCGTAAGCTGCTCAGACGGCAACTCTCGCAGCTGGGCCGGGGCATCGATCCGGTCCAGCAGCGGGGTGTTGGGCCGCTGTGACGGGATTTCCTTGAATGTGTAAGTATCCTGCATCTGCTCGGGTCTTTTTCGGAATGTTCGGTAACTGCCTGGCATTATAGGGGAACAGGGCTGCCTGTTTCACACCAATCGGGCCAGTTGTTACGCATTGATTAAAGTCAGTGTGCGCCCTTCGGGGGCAGGGGTTCAATGGGTTCGTGCCACCACGTAATCCGCCATTGCCCGCAATGGGTCCGCCTCGGGGCCAAAGGCTTGGAGACTCTCGAGCGCACCGGAAAGTAACGCGGCCAGGTGCTCCCGGGCACCGGCCACGCCCAGCAGGGCCGGATATGTCGGTTTGGCGCGGGCAGCGTCTGAGCCCTGGGGTTTGCCGATCACCTCGGTGTCACCTTCGATATCCAGGAGATCGTCCTGAACCTGGAATGCCAGGCCCAGGGCGCGGGCATAGGCAGTCAGGTCCGTCAAAGTGGCTTCTGACACCGATGGTGCGGTCAAGGCGCCGAGCCGTACGCTGGCCTCGATCAGGGCGCCGGTCTTGTGCCGATGCATGGTTTCGAGCTGGCTCAGAGACAGCGTTTTGCCTACTGACTCAAGATCGATGGCCTGGCCACCAACCATGCCCAGATAGCCACTGGCGCGCGCCAGCTCCTGGATCATCGCCAGCCGTGCCTCGGCACTGCCTTCACTGTTGCCGGCCAGCAAGCCAAAGGCCAGGGTCTGCAAGGCATCGCCGGCCAGAATGGCGGTCGCCTCGTCAAATGCAATGTGCGTGGTGGGTCGGCCCCGGCGCAACTCGTCATCGTCCATGGCCGGCAGATCGTCGTGAATCAGGGAGTAGGCGTGGATCAGTTCCACCGAACAGGCAGGTGCCAGACCCTGGTCACCGGCTTGTCCAACCGCTTTGGCCGCGGCCAGGCACAACGCAGGACGGATGCGCTTGCCGCCGCCGAGCACGCTGTAACGCATGGCTTCCTGGAGCCGTTCGGAGGCTGCGCTTCGTTCGATGCATCGATCCAGCTCCGCGTCCACGCGAACTCGGCAGGTCTCCAGGAAATCCATGGCCAGTTTGTTCTGATCAGTCATCAGTTGGCATCGTCCGGCTTGAACGGTCGGGTTTCCAGGGAGCCATCGCTGTTCTGGACCAGCTGTTCCACACGTTGCTCGGCACTCTTCAGGGCTTGTTGGCATTCCCGGGTCAGTTTGACGCCCCGTTCGAATGCGGTGAGCGACTGCTCAAGAGAAAGTTCGCCCTGCTCTAGGTCCCGAACCAGCTTCTCCAGTTCATCGAGGGATTTTTCGAAGTCTGCAATGGATGTGGCGCCTTGTTCACTGGCCATCAGGGCCCTCCGATCGGGTGTCAGAATTTGGCGGATTATACCAGAGCTTGCGGGCTATCGCTGCCACTGGAAACGGCGATATTCAAGTGCTTGCGCGTTGGGGCCCCAGCCTTGTTCGCTGACCGTGATCTGGCCATGGCGAGACACGCTTACAATGGTGGTGGCACGGGTTCCGTAGGCGTCGCCGACAATGAACGGTGATGACAGGAAACGCTCGGTGTCCAGGCCAACGCCGGTGTCGGGAAGTAGGTCATCCGGTGCCGGCGTGGTGTCCTGGAGCAGAGGAATCAATGCCTGGTGCAGTTGGTCCGGGTCGCCACCGGACGAGGCCACCACCTCGGCGACGTTCTGGCGGAGCCGAAGCAGCTTTGGCCAAGGCGTTTGCAGCAGATGGTTGCTGAGCCCGTAGGCGCCGCGATGCACCCGTCGGCCGGGGTGGGCGTCCCGGTTGCTGTAATACCAGCCAGATGCGTCGTTCAGGTGCACCAGGTTGAAGCCGGCATACTGTTCGGTTTGGCTCGACAGCGAGCTTGCAAGGACTGGAATGGGTTCCGCCAGGGCGCGAATCGGTAACTCGCCGCGGCTGCTCTGGCCGGTTTCGGGGGAGCCTTCGCGGACATTGGTCACGGCGCTGACGCGGCCGTCCCGGTCCACCGCAAGCCAGGTTCCGCCTGATTGCAGATCACGGCCGGCCAGGATCTCGGTGCCCTGTTCCGTCGTCCACCAGTCCATTGCCGCCGTCGGTCGGCGGAAAAATTCATCCCGGTTAGCGGCCACTACGAGAGGGAAGTCGGGATGCTGGCCTAGGGTGAAAGCAATCAGGCACATGGCGTTACGCGGCGCTCCGGGAGTTAATGAAGTTGCAAGTTGTGGTGTGTATCATACCAGCCTTGTTTTCTTGGGGGTGTGAGCAAGGTAATGACCCTGTTTTACGTGTTTTCGTCCTACCTCGCGCTGGGCGCCCTGGCCGGCACTCTGGCCGGCCTGTTCGGTATCGGTGGCGGGCTGATTATTGTCCCGGTTCTGATCTTCAGTTTTGGCCTCCAGGGCGTGAGCCCCGAGGTGACGGCCCACCTGGCGGTCGGCACGTCACTGGCGACCATCGTGTTCACCTCCCTGAGTTCGATTCGTTCGCATGACGCCCGCGGCGCCGTGCGCTGGGAAATCTTCCGGCCCATGGCCGTGGGTATCGTGGTTGGTGCGGTTCTGGGTGCCTGGTCGGCGTCATTGCTTAGTGGCCCAGCGTTGGAACTTGTCATTGGTATTTTTGTCATTGCCGTGGCGATCAAGATGCTGACCGGTGCCAATCCAAAACCAGGCCGGGATGTGCCCGGTCATACTGGACTGGCGGCCTCCGGCGGACTCGTTGGCTGGGCGTCGGCAATCTTTGGCATCGGCGGTGGCACCCTGACCGTGCCGTACCTGAACTGGTGCAACGTGCGCATGCAGCAGGCGGTCGGAACATCGGCGGCTTGTGGGCTGCCCATCGCCGTGGCCGGCGCCCTGGGTAACATCTGGACCGGCTGGAATCATGCAAGCCTGCCGGAATACAGCGTCGGCTTTATTTATCTGCCAGCGTTTATAGGCATTGTGTTGACCAGCGTGTTCTTTGCTCGCTTCGGGGCCGCGCTGGCGCACCGCCTCGATGGCGCAGTGCTGAAACGAATCTTCGCCGTGGTCCTGCTGGTTGTGGGGCTCCGTTTCCTTCTGAGTTAAGAGGTAGTCGATGCTGCAGCATCCCCAAATAGATCCGGTGGCCGTCGCCATTGGACCGTTCAAGATTCACTGGTACGGCCTGACCTATCTGGTTGGCTTTGTAGCGGGTTGGTGGCTGGGCCGGCTGCGCACCCGCAAACCCTGGTCGCCGATCAACGAAGAACAAATGGGCGACCTGCTGTTCTACCTGGCGTTAGGCGTGATTTTGGGTGGCCGCTTCGGCTATGTGATTTTCTACAACTTCGACGTCTTCCTGGCGGACCCACTGTGGTTGCTGCGAGTTTGGGAAGGAGGTATGTCTTTCCACGGTGGCCTGCTGGGCGTGATGTTTGCGATGTGGTGGTATGGCCGCAAGGTCGGTTCTGGTTTCTGGAAAATCGCCGATTTCGTAGCCCCGTTGGTGCCGGTCGGCCTCGGTGCCGGGCGTATCGGCAACTTTATCAACGGCGAGCTCTGGGGCAAGCCGACCGACGTGACCTGGGGTATGGTGTTCCGCACGGCGCCGGACAGCCTGGCCCGACACCCGTCCCAGCTGTATCAGTTTGCCCTCGAAGGTGTGGCGTTGTTCGTCATCCTCTGGTGGTTCTCCGCGAATCCCCGGCCGAGAATGGCGGTATCCGGCATGTTCCTGATCTTCTATGGGATCTTCCGGTTCCTGGTTGAATTCGTGCGCGAGCCGGACCCACAGTTGGGCTACCTGGCCTTTGACTGGCTGACTATGGGGCAGGTGTTGTCGACACCGATGATCCTGGCCGGCGCCGTACTCATGTTTATTGCTTATCGGAGAACTGCAGAATGAAAGCCTATCTCGACCTGATGCAGGACGTCGTGGATAACGGATTCAACAAAGGGGACCGAACCGGCGTCGGTACCCGCTCCGTGTTTGGCCGTCAGCTGCGCTTCAATCTGCAGGATGGTTTCCCTCTGGTGACCACCAAGAAGGTTCACCTGCGCAGCATTATTTACGAGCTGCTCTGGTTCCTGAACGGCTCCACGGATAATAACTGGCTGAAAGAGCGCAAAGTCTCGATCTGGAACGAGTGGGCGCTGGAAGACGGCGATCTCGGGCCAATCTACGGCAAGCAATGGCGCAGCTGGCAGTGCCCGGACGGCCGGGTAGTGGACCAGATCAGCGAGGTTATCGAGCAGATCAAGACCAAGCCCAACTCCCGCCGCCTGATTGTCTCGGCCTGGAATCCGGCTGAACTGCCGGACGAATCCATCGGCCCCCAGGACAACGCGCGCGAAGGTCGCATGGCGCTGGCCCCATGCCACTGCCTGTTCCAGTTCTACGTGGCCGACGGCAAGCTCTCCTGCCAGCTATACCAGCGCAGTGCCGACCTATTCCTGGGCGTACCGTTCAACATCGCCTCCTACGCCTTGCTGACCCACATGATTGCCCAGCAATGCGATCTGGACGTGGGTGAGTTTGTGCATACCTTCGGCGATTGCCACCTGTACCAGAACCACCTGACCGACGACATCGTATTCGAACAGCTCAAGCGCGAACCGCTCGGGTTGCCCAAACTGGTCATCAAGCGTAAGCCGGCTTCGATCTTTGAGTACGAGCTGGAAGATTTCGAGTTTGAAGGTTACGAGCCGTACCCGGTGATCAAGGCGCCGATCGCGATCTAAGTTGCGGTAGGCTATCTCATATTTTGATTGCGAGGGGTGGGGCGAGCTGCTCAAAACTGTGCGGAGCCATGGATGGCGGAGCTCAAGCGTCACACGGACGTGCTTGAGCGGGTTTTGAGCAGCTCGGCCCACCCCTTGCTAACTCCAATGCAAGAGGACCCGAAATGAGGAAAGCCCTCATCGTAGCCATGTCCCGAAACCGGGTTATCGGCCGCAACAACAATCTTCCCTGGTACTTGCCCGGTGACCTGCGCTACTTCAAGCAGGCAACGATGGGTAAGCCCATCATCATGGGCCGTAAGACCTGGGATTCTATTGGTCGCCCCTTGCCGGGCCGAATGAACGTGGTTATCTCCCGCAATCCGGACTGGGAAGCCCCTGCTGGAACAGTGGCGTCAACGTCACTGCAAGATGCTCTGGTCAAAGCTGAGGCGCAGGCAGAACTGGAAGGTGGCGAGGAAGTGATGATCATCGGCGGTGGCCAGATTTATACCGAGGCGCTACCGATGGTGGATCGAATGTACGTTACCCAAGTGCACGCAGAGGTGGAAGGGGACGCGTTCTTTCCGGAAGTGAACTGGGATGTGTGGGAAGAAATCGGACGGGAGGATTTCTCCGCGTCCGATAACAACCCTTACGACTACAGCTTCGTAGTCTATCAGCGCCAGGCTTAAGCCTGGCGAGGTGGGCGCTTGCCGGCGGGCTTGCCGCCCTTTCCGGGAGGTTTGCCACGACCACCGGGGCCGCCAGGACCACCACGGCCTTTCGGGCCACCCTTCTTGAAGCCGCCTTTCGGGCCGTTCTTGAAACCACCCGGACGACCACCCTTGCGGTCACGACGGGGCGGAGTGGCGGAGACTACCGGCAGGGCTTCTGGTTGCTCCAGCGGCAGAGAGCCTGGCTGAGCGGCTTCCATCCAGCATGCCAGTGCACCAGCCACCATGGCCATATCCATCTCGTTGCGCTCGGCAATCTCATCCAGCAGCGACATCGCCTTGGCCAGCTTCTTGTCTTCGGCAAAGCCCAGCAACTGACTCTCAAACTGCTGCTCGCGCATCTTTTTGAGATCGGTCGGCGAGGGCAGCTCGTAAGCTTCCATCGGCGAGTTGGTGGCGCGCTCCAGAGTCTTCAGCCAGCTGCGCTCCCGCGGAGTGACCAGAAGGATCGCCTTACCGGTACGACCGGCACGACCAGTACGGCCAACCCGGTGGATGTACGCTTCGGTATCGTAGGGTACATCGTAGTTAATAACGTGGGTAATTCGGGCCACGTCCAGACCACGAGCTGCCACATCGGTAGCAATGATGATGTCCTTCTTGCCGCGCTTGAGATCCTCAACGGTCTGTTCACGCTGGCGTTGGTTCAGGTCGCCACTCAGGGGTGCCACAGCATGGCCCCGCGCTGACAGCTTCTCGGCCAGCATGGTGGTCTCAGCCTTGGTGCGCACGAAGATGATGGCGGCATCAATCGGCTCAACTTCCAGGATGCGGGTCAGGGCATCCAGCTTACGCTCGGCGTAAACCGGCAGAACGAACTGGGAAATGCGCTCGACGGTGCGGGTTTCGCTCTCGATCTTCACTTCCGTGG from Marinobacter sp. LA51 carries:
- the moaC gene encoding cyclic pyranopterin monophosphate synthase MoaC, coding for MSKLTHLDDNGEARMVDVTDKAVTEREARAEATIRMTPETLNMIVAGDHPKGDVLAVARIAGIMAAKKTHELIPLCHSLNLTSVKVELAPGEDGASVHIQTRCKLSGQTGVEMEALTAASVAALTLYDMCKAVDRGMEIGAVRLLEKKGGRSGHWVSPTAAC
- the ribA gene encoding GTP cyclohydrolase II, producing the protein MHGFEEPDTGKEHVALTLGELDRNEPMLARTHSECLTGDALYSMRCDCGYQLEEALRSIAREGRGILMYLRQEGRGIGLLNKIRAYNLQDQGADTVEANEQLGFAADLRDYSMCKDMLEHLGIKSLRLMTNNPKKVKALESYGIDITERVPLHVGRNPHNEHYLDTKQSKLGHWLETHQDDDLTD
- the dxs gene encoding 1-deoxy-D-xylulose-5-phosphate synthase, whose translation is MQDTYTFKEIPSQRPNTPLLDRIDAPAQLRELPSEQLTQLARELRAFLLWSVGQTGGHFGAGLGVLELTVALHYVFNTPEDRLVWDVGHQAYPHKILTGRREQMGTIRRKDGLAGFPKRAESEYDTFGVGHSSTSISAALGMAIAARMQNTGRKSIAVIGDGAMTAGMAFEALNHAGHLHSDMLVILNDNDMSISRNVGGLSNYFAKLLASRTYNQVRDSSKKVLQGTPHLMALAKKTEEHFKGMIAPGTLFEELGFNYIGPIDGHDLPLLVETLENIRELEGPQFLHVVTTKGKGFAPAEADPIGYHAINKIEPVPAHKPEPVTPKPAKPKYANVFGQWLCDTAEQDERVVGITPAMCEGSDLLAFAERYPERYFDVAIAEQHSVTLAAGLACDGAKPVLAIYSTFLQRGYDQLIHDVAIQNLDVLFAIDRAGLVGEDGPTHAGAFDISYLRCIPNMLVMTPSDENETRQLLQTGLMFSGPAAVRYPRGTGPGAEIQRSLDGLPIGKGRRVRDGSSIAILNFGTLLTPALEAAEALGATVADMRFVKPLDEELIVALAEQHELLVTLEENAIAGGAGSAVTEFLNHREVQMPVLQLGLPDTFIDHGKHGELLHDCGLDADGIRIAIEGRMERLQRQSLKAVKQS
- a CDS encoding polyprenyl synthetase family protein, coding for MTDQNKLAMDFLETCRVRVDAELDRCIERSAASERLQEAMRYSVLGGGKRIRPALCLAAAKAVGQAGDQGLAPACSVELIHAYSLIHDDLPAMDDDELRRGRPTTHIAFDEATAILAGDALQTLAFGLLAGNSEGSAEARLAMIQELARASGYLGMVGGQAIDLESVGKTLSLSQLETMHRHKTGALIEASVRLGALTAPSVSEATLTDLTAYARALGLAFQVQDDLLDIEGDTEVIGKPQGSDAARAKPTYPALLGVAGAREHLAALLSGALESLQAFGPEADPLRAMADYVVARTH
- a CDS encoding exodeoxyribonuclease VII small subunit, with the translated sequence MASEQGATSIADFEKSLDELEKLVRDLEQGELSLEQSLTAFERGVKLTRECQQALKSAEQRVEQLVQNSDGSLETRPFKPDDAN
- a CDS encoding NRDE family protein, whose product is MCLIAFTLGQHPDFPLVVAANRDEFFRRPTAAMDWWTTEQGTEILAGRDLQSGGTWLAVDRDGRVSAVTNVREGSPETGQSSRGELPIRALAEPIPVLASSLSSQTEQYAGFNLVHLNDASGWYYSNRDAHPGRRVHRGAYGLSNHLLQTPWPKLLRLRQNVAEVVASSGGDPDQLHQALIPLLQDTTPAPDDLLPDTGVGLDTERFLSSPFIVGDAYGTRATTIVSVSRHGQITVSEQGWGPNAQALEYRRFQWQR
- a CDS encoding sulfite exporter TauE/SafE family protein, which codes for MTLFYVFSSYLALGALAGTLAGLFGIGGGLIIVPVLIFSFGLQGVSPEVTAHLAVGTSLATIVFTSLSSIRSHDARGAVRWEIFRPMAVGIVVGAVLGAWSASLLSGPALELVIGIFVIAVAIKMLTGANPKPGRDVPGHTGLAASGGLVGWASAIFGIGGGTLTVPYLNWCNVRMQQAVGTSAACGLPIAVAGALGNIWTGWNHASLPEYSVGFIYLPAFIGIVLTSVFFARFGAALAHRLDGAVLKRIFAVVLLVVGLRFLLS
- the lgt gene encoding prolipoprotein diacylglyceryl transferase yields the protein MLQHPQIDPVAVAIGPFKIHWYGLTYLVGFVAGWWLGRLRTRKPWSPINEEQMGDLLFYLALGVILGGRFGYVIFYNFDVFLADPLWLLRVWEGGMSFHGGLLGVMFAMWWYGRKVGSGFWKIADFVAPLVPVGLGAGRIGNFINGELWGKPTDVTWGMVFRTAPDSLARHPSQLYQFALEGVALFVILWWFSANPRPRMAVSGMFLIFYGIFRFLVEFVREPDPQLGYLAFDWLTMGQVLSTPMILAGAVLMFIAYRRTAE
- a CDS encoding thymidylate synthase; translated protein: MKAYLDLMQDVVDNGFNKGDRTGVGTRSVFGRQLRFNLQDGFPLVTTKKVHLRSIIYELLWFLNGSTDNNWLKERKVSIWNEWALEDGDLGPIYGKQWRSWQCPDGRVVDQISEVIEQIKTKPNSRRLIVSAWNPAELPDESIGPQDNAREGRMALAPCHCLFQFYVADGKLSCQLYQRSADLFLGVPFNIASYALLTHMIAQQCDLDVGEFVHTFGDCHLYQNHLTDDIVFEQLKREPLGLPKLVIKRKPASIFEYELEDFEFEGYEPYPVIKAPIAI
- a CDS encoding dihydrofolate reductase, with the translated sequence MRKALIVAMSRNRVIGRNNNLPWYLPGDLRYFKQATMGKPIIMGRKTWDSIGRPLPGRMNVVISRNPDWEAPAGTVASTSLQDALVKAEAQAELEGGEEVMIIGGGQIYTEALPMVDRMYVTQVHAEVEGDAFFPEVNWDVWEEIGREDFSASDNNPYDYSFVVYQRQA
- a CDS encoding DEAD/DEAH box helicase; this encodes MSELSFAELGLDPAVLEAVTAVGYEKPSPIQAQSIPALLAGNHLLGVAQTGTGKTAAFALPLLSRIDASVTEPQILVLAPTRELAIQVAEAFTTYASKFRQFHVLPIYGGQDFYPQIKGLRRGAQVIVGTPGRMLDHLRKGTLKLDSLKALVLDEADEMLRMGFIDDVEAILAKTPDNCQRALFSATMPPQIKKVAQTYLRNATEVKIESETRTVERISQFVLPVYAERKLDALTRILEVEPIDAAIIFVRTKAETTMLAEKLSARGHAVAPLSGDLNQRQREQTVEDLKRGKKDIIIATDVAARGLDVARITHVINYDVPYDTEAYIHRVGRTGRAGRTGKAILLVTPRERSWLKTLERATNSPMEAYELPSPTDLKKMREQQFESQLLGFAEDKKLAKAMSLLDEIAERNEMDMAMVAGALACWMEAAQPGSLPLEQPEALPVVSATPPRRDRKGGRPGGFKNGPKGGFKKGGPKGRGGPGGPGGRGKPPGKGGKPAGKRPPRQA